One part of the Arabidopsis thaliana chromosome 1 sequence genome encodes these proteins:
- a CDS encoding uncharacterized protein (unknown protein; BEST Arabidopsis thaliana protein match is: unknown protein (TAIR:AT1G25112.1); Has 8171 Blast hits to 2608 proteins in 364 species: Archae - 0; Bacteria - 499; Metazoa - 1710; Fungi - 974; Plants - 287; Viruses - 83; Other Eukaryotes - 4618 (source: NCBI BLink).), which produces MSCQRGIPPDTQRHRAARQLTRPKYPASRSVSSSSSAHPSQAARQLSPPKYPASRSVSSSSSAHPSQAARQLSPPKYPASRSVSNSSSAHPSQAARQLTRPKYPASRSVSSSSSAHPSQADRQLTRLKQLVSSPLRSIPPAGPSQAARQLTRLNQLVSSPLRSIPPAGPSQTARQLTRPKYPASRFVSSSSSAHPSQAARQLTRLKQLVSSPVSSSSSAHPYQAARQLTRPKYLVCPSILSNSFTRPSEVSLRPARPK; this is translated from the coding sequence ATGTCTTGTCAAAGGGGGATTCCGCCGGACACGCAGAGACACAgagcagctcgtcagctcacccgtccgAAGTATCCCGCCAGCCGGtccgtctcaagcagctcgtcagctcacccgtctcaagcagctcgtcagctctcCCCTCCGAAGTATCCCGCCAGCCGGTCCGTatcaagcagctcgtcagctcacccgtctcaagcagctcgtcagctctcCCCTCCGAAGTATCCCGCCAGCCGGTCCGTCTCAaacagctcgtcagctcacccgtctcaagcagctcgtcagctcacccgtccgAAGTATCCCGCCAGCCGGtccgtctcaagcagctcgtcagctcacccgtctcaagcagatcgtcagctcacccgtctcaagcagctcgtcagctctcCCCTCCGAAGTATCCCGCCAGCCGGtccgtctcaagcagctcgtcagctcacccgtctcaATCAGCTCGTCAGCTCTCCCCTCCGAAGTATCCCGCCAGCCGGTCCGTCTCAaacagctcgtcagctcacccgtccgAAGTATCCCGCCAGCCGGTtcgtctcaagcagctcgtcagctcacccgtctcaagcagctcgtcagctcacccgtctcaagcagctcgtcagctcacccgtctcaagcagctcgtcagctcacccgtatcaagcagctcgtcagctcacccgtccaAAGTACCTCGTCTGCCCATCCATCTTGAGTAACTCGTTTACTCGTCCGTCCGAAGTGTCTCTCCGACCTGCCCGCCCAAAATAA